In one window of Archocentrus centrarchus isolate MPI-CPG fArcCen1 chromosome 11, fArcCen1, whole genome shotgun sequence DNA:
- the LOC115788705 gene encoding G-protein coupled receptor 20, with the protein MESLLTNFSSNSTSEPLLSLFNPHQTNCNSWDQQLGTPHLHRLSHLDMQLYQEFYTVWVSLMVCNCLMLVVGVVLNSLALYVFCGASAHSSASVVYTINLAVADLLVALSLPARIALYHSGGSCVACSYVHTFSYFVNMYCSILFLTSICIDRYLAVVHASSTLHRWRTIGAARCVSATVWLIAVVVTYSFQTTSLEVSSSCTVLPAFFYLTILEFLLPLLAVVGFTLRVTCFLSSSHGLPHQSRVRRIRAIRLLAAVLVVFTVCFTPFHVRQVLVYFQVRVGGEALGQGARHVLAYHITVTLSSLNSCLDPVVYCFVTDSFKRMWKTRRRGGREEDGEVGFTTGVEGERNSVNKCSGTALAIAHSVATLTLTSTSLSAANAHHCLDTRPPLNNE; encoded by the exons ATGGAGAGCCTTCTCACTAACTTCAGCTCCAACTCCACTTCTGAGCCTCTCCTGTCACTTTTCAACCCACACCAAACTAACTGCAACAGCTGGGACCAGCAGTTGGGGACCCCACACCTGCACAGGTTATCCCATCTGGACATGCAGCTGTATCAAGAATTCTACACTGTCTGGGTCTCTCTGATG GTGTGTAACTGTCTGATGCTGGTGGTTGGTGTCGTCCTCAACAGTCTGGCTTTGTATGTTTTCTGTGGCGCCTCTGCACATTCTTCAGCCTCTGTGGTTTACACCATAAACCTGGCTGTGGCTGACCTGTTGGTGGCGCTGTCGCTGCCGGCTCGCATCGCTCTGTACCATAGTGGAGGGAGCTGTGTGGCCTGCTCCTATGTCCACACCTTCAGCTACTTTGTCAATATGTACTGCAGTATCCTGTTTCTGACCAG TATCTGTATAGATCGATACCTCGCTGTCGTCCATGCATCCAGTACTCTCCATCGATGGAGGACCATAGGAGCAGCCAGGTGTGTCAGTGCCACTGTGTGGCTTATTGCAGTCGTGGTCACCTACTCTTTTCAG ACCACATCTTTGGAGGTCAGCTCCTCCTGCACggtcctccctgccttcttCTATCTCACCATCCTGGAGTTTCTCCTCCCCCTGCTCGCTGTGGTGGGCTTCACTCTGCGTGTCACCTGTTTTCTCTCCTCCAGCCACGGCCTGCCCCACCAGAGCAGGGTGAGGAGGATCCGTGCTATCAGGCTTTTGGCTGCCGTCTTGGTGGTCTTCACGGTGTGTTTTACACCCTTCCACGTCCGCCAGGTGCTGGTTTACTTCCAGGTCAGAGTGGGAGGGGAGGCACTGGGACAAGGGGCGAGGCATGTGCTTGCTTATCACATCACGGTGACCTTGAgcagcctgaacagctgcctgGATCCAGTGGTTTACTGCTTCGTAACAGACAGCTTCAAGAGAATGTGGAAGACCAGGAgaaggggagggagagaggaggacgGGGAGGTGGGGTTTACAACTGGAGTTGAAGGGGAGAGGAATTCAGTGAATAAATGCTCAGGTACAGCACTGGCGATAGCTCACAGCGTAGCTACACTAACCCTCACAAGCACATCACTCTCTGCAGCCAACGCACACCACTGCTTGGACACCCGGCCTCCACTCAACAACGAGTGA